A genomic segment from Drosophila miranda strain MSH22 chromosome 3, D.miranda_PacBio2.1, whole genome shotgun sequence encodes:
- the LOC108158505 gene encoding zinc finger protein 189 isoform X12, with product MCAAQNPQPPFGYTWGFADNGSRTAESVLEISPNINYTVSGESMPYLLSTDGSLAVQKDVKGALTGNKGNVVRRMYVVNDPSFPPGTQRVITTGGGSSVVKKQDSQQQVLSLDKNYLLVDQATAAAAAAAAAGDPSVAHHHTLTNGSIVDAKTGQTVLTAGSAAAKSHFGSIGALHLTQEECNEILIKRAIAAGHHQTHTITAADGSHHHSSASGATPSFCSVGGATTLLGDILPGISVQVQKVIQGLEENEDSQGDAPNLKLEPGTLELSPKTELQESMHFSETDATIKKERPYSCDECGKSFLLKHHLTTHARVHTGGERPHICSHCGKSFAHKHCLNTHLLLHSTDRPYQCQECKKSFTLKHHLLTHSRVHSRERPFVCQECGRAFPLKRHLVTHSKFHAGERPYVCEECGESFAQENHLIMHSRFHGSLNPFVCAECGASFPRKFQLVNHGRIHGKIPHSCTVCGKEFLQKRTLVSHMRRVHTGEQAHPCVSCGEGFLTKAELHQHVRAAHNGVNPNTSSATIIANQQFIDFKQLQQPHHHPGQHPQTITVVSNPGNSTLLTVSTTDANGVARPQFVCRECGSAFNSREALALHLRLHTGDKSLMTDLCALTAALPGHFLSTASLNPGTVVTANPNLVGQNPVPVQIISSTGQVMSQTTLVQAANSTHPQAVVTAVPTMPVHQQQHMQHVAQQQQQQQQQQHVVNVVPANKPKSHFCASCGKGFAAKHGLMQHNRRHPNGGCTVRTHVCECGKAFFQKNHLMLHQRQHLETKPAISQQQVC from the exons ATGTGCGCCGCCCAGAACCCACAGCCGCCCTTCGGCTACACCTGGGGCTTCGCAGACAACGGCAGCCGCACCGCCGAATCGGTTCTGGAAATATCGCCCAACATAAACTACACCGTCAGCGGGGAATCG ATGCCCTATCTGCTGTCCACGGATGGATCATTGGCCGTACAAAAGGATGTCAAAGGTGCTCTAACCGGCAATAAGGGGAATGTTGTGCGTCGCATGTACGTTGTGAACGATCCTTCGTTTCCGCCCGGTACACAGAG AGTAATTACCACTGGGGGAGGCTCGTCGGTAGTCAAGAAACAGGATTCGCAGCAGCAGGTGCTGAGCCTGGACAAGAACT ATCTCCTGGTCGATCAGGCAactgccgcagcagcagcagccgcggCTGCCGGGGATCCCTCGGTTGCCCACCACCACACATTGACCAACGGTAGTATTGTCGATGCTAAGACCGGACAGACGGTGCTGACGGCGGGCTCCGCGGCGGCAAAGTCGCACTTTGGGTCAATTGGGGCGCTGCACCTCACCCAAGAGGAGTGCAACGAGATCCTGATTAAGCGCGCCATCGCTGCCGGCCACCATCAGACGCACACAATCACCGCTGCCGACGGATCGCATCATCATAGCTCGGCGTCTGGCGCGACACCAA GTTTCTGTTCCGTTGGCGGCGCAACAACACTCTTAGGTGACATACTTCCTGGTATTTCAGTTCAAGTCCAGAAAGTAATACAAGGACTCGAAGAGAACGAGGACTCGCAGGGCGACGCACCCAACTTAAAGTTGGAGCCAGGCACATTAGAGTTGTCCCCAAAGACCGAACTACAGGAATCAATGCATTTCAGCGAA ACGGACGCCACCATCAAGAAGGAACGCCCGTACAGttgtgacgagtgcggcaagTCCTTTCTGCTCAAGCATCATTTGACAACACACGCACGCGTGCACACAGGTG GTGAGCGACCCCATATCTGTTCCCATTGCGGCAAGAGCTTTGCGCACAAACACTGTCTGAACACGCATCTACTGCTGCATTCAACCGACCGACCCTACCAGTGCCAGGAGTGCAAGAAGAGCTTCACCCTTAAGCATCATCTGCTGACGCACTCGCGCGTCCACAGCCGAGAACGACCTTTCGTGTGCCAGGAGTGCGGACGTGCCTTCCCACTCAAGCGGCACCTGGTCACGCACAGCAAATTCCACGCCGGCGAACGTCCATACGTCTGCGAGGAATGCGGTGAGAGCTTTGCCCAGGAAAACCATCTTATTATGCACTCGCG CTTCCATGGTTCATTGAATCCATTTGTTTGCGCTGAGTGCGGTGCCTCGTTTCCACGCAAGTTCCAGTTGGTGAATCACGGACGCATACACGGCAAGATCCCCCACTCCTGCACCGTTTGCGGAAAAGAGTTTTTACAGAAGCGAACGCTAGTTTCCCACATGAG ACGTGTACACACCGGCGAGCAGGCGCATCCCTGCGTCAGCTGCGGCGAGGGATTCCTCACCAAGGCTGAGCTGCACCAGCACGTTCGGGCAGCGCACAATGGCGTCAATCCCAACACGAGCAGTGCCACCATCATTGCCAACCAACAG TTTATCGATTTcaagcagctgcaacagcccCACCACCATCCGGGACAGCATCCGCAGACGATCACCGTCGTGAGTAACCCGGGCAACTCTACGCTTCTCACGGTCTCCACCACGGATGCCAATGGTGTGGCGCGTCCGCAGTTCGTTTGCCG CGAGTGCGGCAGCGCCTTCAACAGTCGCGAGGCCTTGGCTCTGCATTTGCGACTGCACACCGGCGATAAGAGTCTGATGACCGATTTGTGCGCCTTGACGGCAGCGCTGCCGGGTCACTTCTTGAGCACGGCCAGCCTGAACCCGGGCACTGTGGTGACAGCCAATCCGAATTTGGTGGGCCAGAACCCAGTCCCCGTGCAGATCATATCGTCCACCGGCCAGGTTATGTCGCAGACTACGCTGGTGCAGGCCGCCAACTCGACCCATCCGCAGGCCGTAGTCACTGCCGTGCCAACGATGCCCGTTCATCAGCAACAGCACATGCAGCATGTTgcccagcaacaacaacagcagcagcagcaacagcacgtGGTCAATGTGGTGCCGGCCAATAAGCCCAAGTCGCATTTCTGCGCCAGCTGTGGCAAGGGATTCGCCGCCAAGCACGGCCTCATGCAGCACAACCGCCGCCACCCGAACGGCGGCTGTACGGTGCGCACTCACGTCTGCGAGTGCGGAAAGGCCTTCTTCCAGAAGAACCATCTAATGCTGCACCAGCGCCAGCACTTGGAGACGAAGCCAGCCATATCACAGCAACAGGTATGCTAG
- the LOC108158505 gene encoding zinc finger protein 189 isoform X13, producing MCAAQNPQPPFGYTWGFADNGSRTAESVLEISPNINYTVSGESMPYLLSTDGSLAVQKDVKGALTGNKGNVVRRMYVVNDPSFPPGTQRVITTGGGSSVVKKQDSQQQVLSLDKNYLLVDQATAAAAAAAAAGDPSVAHHHTLTNGSIVDAKTGQTVLTAGSAAAKSHFGSIGALHLTQEECNEILIKRAIAAGHHQTHTITAADGSHHHSSASGATPSDILPGISVQVQKVIQGLEENEDSQGDAPNLKLEPGTLELSPKTELQESMHFSETDATIKKERPYSCDECGKSFLLKHHLTTHARVHTGERPHICSHCGKSFAHKHCLNTHLLLHSTDRPYQCQECKKSFTLKHHLLTHSRVHSRERPFVCQECGRAFPLKRHLVTHSKFHAGERPYVCEECGESFAQENHLIMHSRFHGSLNPFVCAECGASFPRKFQLVNHGRIHGKIPHSCTVCGKEFLQKRTLVSHMRRVHTGEQAHPCVSCGEGFLTKAELHQHVRAAHNGVNPNTSSATIIANQQQLQQPHHHPGQHPQTITVVSNPGNSTLLTVSTTDANGVARPQFVCRECGSAFNSREALALHLRLHTGDKSLMTDLCALTAALPGHFLSTASLNPGTVVTANPNLVGQNPVPVQIISSTGQVMSQTTLVQAANSTHPQAVVTAVPTMPVHQQQHMQHVAQQQQQQQQQQHVVNVVPANKPKSHFCASCGKGFAAKHGLMQHNRRHPNGGCTVRTHVCECGKAFFQKNHLMLHQRQHLETKPAISQQQVC from the exons ATGTGCGCCGCCCAGAACCCACAGCCGCCCTTCGGCTACACCTGGGGCTTCGCAGACAACGGCAGCCGCACCGCCGAATCGGTTCTGGAAATATCGCCCAACATAAACTACACCGTCAGCGGGGAATCG ATGCCCTATCTGCTGTCCACGGATGGATCATTGGCCGTACAAAAGGATGTCAAAGGTGCTCTAACCGGCAATAAGGGGAATGTTGTGCGTCGCATGTACGTTGTGAACGATCCTTCGTTTCCGCCCGGTACACAGAG AGTAATTACCACTGGGGGAGGCTCGTCGGTAGTCAAGAAACAGGATTCGCAGCAGCAGGTGCTGAGCCTGGACAAGAACT ATCTCCTGGTCGATCAGGCAactgccgcagcagcagcagccgcggCTGCCGGGGATCCCTCGGTTGCCCACCACCACACATTGACCAACGGTAGTATTGTCGATGCTAAGACCGGACAGACGGTGCTGACGGCGGGCTCCGCGGCGGCAAAGTCGCACTTTGGGTCAATTGGGGCGCTGCACCTCACCCAAGAGGAGTGCAACGAGATCCTGATTAAGCGCGCCATCGCTGCCGGCCACCATCAGACGCACACAATCACCGCTGCCGACGGATCGCATCATCATAGCTCGGCGTCTGGCGCGACACCAA GTGACATACTTCCTGGTATTTCAGTTCAAGTCCAGAAAGTAATACAAGGACTCGAAGAGAACGAGGACTCGCAGGGCGACGCACCCAACTTAAAGTTGGAGCCAGGCACATTAGAGTTGTCCCCAAAGACCGAACTACAGGAATCAATGCATTTCAGCGAA ACGGACGCCACCATCAAGAAGGAACGCCCGTACAGttgtgacgagtgcggcaagTCCTTTCTGCTCAAGCATCATTTGACAACACACGCACGCGTGCACACAG GTGAGCGACCCCATATCTGTTCCCATTGCGGCAAGAGCTTTGCGCACAAACACTGTCTGAACACGCATCTACTGCTGCATTCAACCGACCGACCCTACCAGTGCCAGGAGTGCAAGAAGAGCTTCACCCTTAAGCATCATCTGCTGACGCACTCGCGCGTCCACAGCCGAGAACGACCTTTCGTGTGCCAGGAGTGCGGACGTGCCTTCCCACTCAAGCGGCACCTGGTCACGCACAGCAAATTCCACGCCGGCGAACGTCCATACGTCTGCGAGGAATGCGGTGAGAGCTTTGCCCAGGAAAACCATCTTATTATGCACTCGCG CTTCCATGGTTCATTGAATCCATTTGTTTGCGCTGAGTGCGGTGCCTCGTTTCCACGCAAGTTCCAGTTGGTGAATCACGGACGCATACACGGCAAGATCCCCCACTCCTGCACCGTTTGCGGAAAAGAGTTTTTACAGAAGCGAACGCTAGTTTCCCACATGAG ACGTGTACACACCGGCGAGCAGGCGCATCCCTGCGTCAGCTGCGGCGAGGGATTCCTCACCAAGGCTGAGCTGCACCAGCACGTTCGGGCAGCGCACAATGGCGTCAATCCCAACACGAGCAGTGCCACCATCATTGCCAACCAACAG cagctgcaacagcccCACCACCATCCGGGACAGCATCCGCAGACGATCACCGTCGTGAGTAACCCGGGCAACTCTACGCTTCTCACGGTCTCCACCACGGATGCCAATGGTGTGGCGCGTCCGCAGTTCGTTTGCCG CGAGTGCGGCAGCGCCTTCAACAGTCGCGAGGCCTTGGCTCTGCATTTGCGACTGCACACCGGCGATAAGAGTCTGATGACCGATTTGTGCGCCTTGACGGCAGCGCTGCCGGGTCACTTCTTGAGCACGGCCAGCCTGAACCCGGGCACTGTGGTGACAGCCAATCCGAATTTGGTGGGCCAGAACCCAGTCCCCGTGCAGATCATATCGTCCACCGGCCAGGTTATGTCGCAGACTACGCTGGTGCAGGCCGCCAACTCGACCCATCCGCAGGCCGTAGTCACTGCCGTGCCAACGATGCCCGTTCATCAGCAACAGCACATGCAGCATGTTgcccagcaacaacaacagcagcagcagcaacagcacgtGGTCAATGTGGTGCCGGCCAATAAGCCCAAGTCGCATTTCTGCGCCAGCTGTGGCAAGGGATTCGCCGCCAAGCACGGCCTCATGCAGCACAACCGCCGCCACCCGAACGGCGGCTGTACGGTGCGCACTCACGTCTGCGAGTGCGGAAAGGCCTTCTTCCAGAAGAACCATCTAATGCTGCACCAGCGCCAGCACTTGGAGACGAAGCCAGCCATATCACAGCAACAGGTATGCTAG
- the LOC108158505 gene encoding zinc finger protein 189 isoform X18: protein MCAAQNPQPPFGYTWGFADNGSRTAESVLEISPNINYTVSGESMPYLLSTDGSLAVQKDVKGALTGNKGNVVRRMYVVNDPSFPPGTQRVITTGGGSSVVKKQDSQQQVLSLDKNCDILPGISVQVQKVIQGLEENEDSQGDAPNLKLEPGTLELSPKTELQESMHFSETDATIKKERPYSCDECGKSFLLKHHLTTHARVHTGERPHICSHCGKSFAHKHCLNTHLLLHSTDRPYQCQECKKSFTLKHHLLTHSRVHSRERPFVCQECGRAFPLKRHLVTHSKFHAGERPYVCEECGESFAQENHLIMHSRFHGSLNPFVCAECGASFPRKFQLVNHGRIHGKIPHSCTVCGKEFLQKRTLVSHMRRVHTGEQAHPCVSCGEGFLTKAELHQHVRAAHNGVNPNTSSATIIANQQLQQPHHHPGQHPQTITVVSNPGNSTLLTVSTTDANGVARPQFVCRECGSAFNSREALALHLRLHTGDKSLMTDLCALTAALPGHFLSTASLNPGTVVTANPNLVGQNPVPVQIISSTGQVMSQTTLVQAANSTHPQAVVTAVPTMPVHQQQHMQHVAQQQQQQQQQQHVVNVVPANKPKSHFCASCGKGFAAKHGLMQHNRRHPNGGCTVRTHVCECGKAFFQKNHLMLHQRQHLETKPAISQQQVC from the exons ATGTGCGCCGCCCAGAACCCACAGCCGCCCTTCGGCTACACCTGGGGCTTCGCAGACAACGGCAGCCGCACCGCCGAATCGGTTCTGGAAATATCGCCCAACATAAACTACACCGTCAGCGGGGAATCG ATGCCCTATCTGCTGTCCACGGATGGATCATTGGCCGTACAAAAGGATGTCAAAGGTGCTCTAACCGGCAATAAGGGGAATGTTGTGCGTCGCATGTACGTTGTGAACGATCCTTCGTTTCCGCCCGGTACACAGAG AGTAATTACCACTGGGGGAGGCTCGTCGGTAGTCAAGAAACAGGATTCGCAGCAGCAGGTGCTGAGCCTGGACAAGAACT GTGACATACTTCCTGGTATTTCAGTTCAAGTCCAGAAAGTAATACAAGGACTCGAAGAGAACGAGGACTCGCAGGGCGACGCACCCAACTTAAAGTTGGAGCCAGGCACATTAGAGTTGTCCCCAAAGACCGAACTACAGGAATCAATGCATTTCAGCGAA ACGGACGCCACCATCAAGAAGGAACGCCCGTACAGttgtgacgagtgcggcaagTCCTTTCTGCTCAAGCATCATTTGACAACACACGCACGCGTGCACACAG GTGAGCGACCCCATATCTGTTCCCATTGCGGCAAGAGCTTTGCGCACAAACACTGTCTGAACACGCATCTACTGCTGCATTCAACCGACCGACCCTACCAGTGCCAGGAGTGCAAGAAGAGCTTCACCCTTAAGCATCATCTGCTGACGCACTCGCGCGTCCACAGCCGAGAACGACCTTTCGTGTGCCAGGAGTGCGGACGTGCCTTCCCACTCAAGCGGCACCTGGTCACGCACAGCAAATTCCACGCCGGCGAACGTCCATACGTCTGCGAGGAATGCGGTGAGAGCTTTGCCCAGGAAAACCATCTTATTATGCACTCGCG CTTCCATGGTTCATTGAATCCATTTGTTTGCGCTGAGTGCGGTGCCTCGTTTCCACGCAAGTTCCAGTTGGTGAATCACGGACGCATACACGGCAAGATCCCCCACTCCTGCACCGTTTGCGGAAAAGAGTTTTTACAGAAGCGAACGCTAGTTTCCCACATGAG ACGTGTACACACCGGCGAGCAGGCGCATCCCTGCGTCAGCTGCGGCGAGGGATTCCTCACCAAGGCTGAGCTGCACCAGCACGTTCGGGCAGCGCACAATGGCGTCAATCCCAACACGAGCAGTGCCACCATCATTGCCAACCAACAG ctgcaacagcccCACCACCATCCGGGACAGCATCCGCAGACGATCACCGTCGTGAGTAACCCGGGCAACTCTACGCTTCTCACGGTCTCCACCACGGATGCCAATGGTGTGGCGCGTCCGCAGTTCGTTTGCCG CGAGTGCGGCAGCGCCTTCAACAGTCGCGAGGCCTTGGCTCTGCATTTGCGACTGCACACCGGCGATAAGAGTCTGATGACCGATTTGTGCGCCTTGACGGCAGCGCTGCCGGGTCACTTCTTGAGCACGGCCAGCCTGAACCCGGGCACTGTGGTGACAGCCAATCCGAATTTGGTGGGCCAGAACCCAGTCCCCGTGCAGATCATATCGTCCACCGGCCAGGTTATGTCGCAGACTACGCTGGTGCAGGCCGCCAACTCGACCCATCCGCAGGCCGTAGTCACTGCCGTGCCAACGATGCCCGTTCATCAGCAACAGCACATGCAGCATGTTgcccagcaacaacaacagcagcagcagcaacagcacgtGGTCAATGTGGTGCCGGCCAATAAGCCCAAGTCGCATTTCTGCGCCAGCTGTGGCAAGGGATTCGCCGCCAAGCACGGCCTCATGCAGCACAACCGCCGCCACCCGAACGGCGGCTGTACGGTGCGCACTCACGTCTGCGAGTGCGGAAAGGCCTTCTTCCAGAAGAACCATCTAATGCTGCACCAGCGCCAGCACTTGGAGACGAAGCCAGCCATATCACAGCAACAGGTATGCTAG